The genomic stretch AGTTAACTATTATATAGTCTGGGTGTTGGGCCTGACATCTTAACATACTCATAAGTGCATGAGTTTAGTGCGTACCCGAGTCCAATAGGGTTAGGTCTAACACCTCACTAAATCTCCGAGCACTTGGTTTTAACACGTAGTCAAGCCTAATATAATTGGGTCTAATATCTTAATAGACTCACTAGCATTTGAACTCAATGCGCAATCGAGCTCtatagagtatttttttttttttgataacgtgGGTGTctgggccagcttacgcgcaccacgactaatcccacggcccactgaacatcctgcaagccctagtgagcaggtaaggcaccgcgggggtgacaggcatACCGCACAGGGAGGACTCAGTAGAAACAGGAAAGGAGCAAACTTTCCAGCCCCACTCCCACTAGGACTCGAACCTGGGTTCGAAAGAAGGAAAGCTGCTCCCAACACCACTGAGCCACACGCCTGTTGGTGCTCTATAAAGTATTTGGAGGTATAGGTTCATAGTTATAAAACCCGACCCGGTAGTTGACCCGGAAAAATGACCGGGTCACGGGTTTTgtgggtcaacccgggttaacccgggtcaacccctCTTCTTGAGTATGAAGATTAAAGAAATCAAACTGATACATCATCTCTATACCGCAAAACCCAGTGATGAATTGCTTACCTTTTCCTATCCATTTTTAGCATAAGCAgctgaatgaaaaataaaatacttgtgTAACTAAAATTTAAGCAGTAGAACAAATATAGAATGATATTAGCTTCCAACAAATCCAAAAGATTCCTTAAAAATCGcaataaatcataaaacttaagaaaaaaaaataaagaatgaaaccGACAACAATAAAGATCATGTTTGCAAATCATATCAGAGAAACATGTTTCTCTTCATAGGTGACTAAAGGATGGTTGTCAAATGAATACTTTTTTCAGTTACTTGTTCCAATCCGAAGAAGAGCTTAAAAAGCATGGAAAAAGGAGTGAATCATTCAAAATCTGCAGCAATTGTTTGCAATAAGAAATctcaacaatgaaaaaaacatgaaaaaataagcaGTGTAAGGAAAATAGAGCACCTGTAGAAATAAACACCCATTTCTCTGATGAAATCTCAACCAATTATTTGTTTTGCAAAAGATAACAGAGAAGGAAATTAGGGGCAGGCTGCTCTTCTCATAAAATTAGGGCAGAGACTAATTACTTAGTTGTTCAACTTTCGTTTTGCTGCCAGCGACTCAAAGGAAAGTTAATGTATATATATGCTGGGTCTCGTCCGGGTTTGACCGGGTCATCCGGGTCACGGGTTGAcccaccgggtcgaccgggtttgACCGGTTTTTTGCGCAAGCCGGTTTTTAACCTTGCCCGGaccggtccagccaccgggtcgaccgggtcccgggtcgacccgccgggccggtccgggtttaataactgtgTATAGGTTAAGGcctttcaagaaaaaagaaatttgtgtaAAATATGTTGGTACAACatatagtaaaaacaaaaaagggtaATGTCATCCTACTGGGAGCGAGTCAGAGTAAGGATCAgtatgaaaatagaaaaaaaaaataaagatataattaaacttaaataaatGGGTATAAAATGAAATAACCATATTTTGTAGGGGTTTAAAAACATATTGGGGGAGGGGGGCTCCGCCTGCACAAATAATTAAAGTAAGAGTCTAAGTGGGTGATAGATGCCATGATCATTGGAATAATATTCTATACATTGATAATTGATGGTTCATTTAGGAAAGATATCATCTATCTTCGTTTGTAAGTAGCCTATTTACCCGTGCAATGTTTCGGTTCATACAAAAATCTagctatttcttaaaaaaaaaaaaaatcagctagAACAAAATTTTGTAttgtaaacaaaataattaatgtatatttaattaaataaattggtaACACTAGTAAATAAAATTCACAGGTTGGATTATATAACTCTAGTTtgatttacaaacaaatttagattggcttttttttttaagagaaaaataaaagtatatgaCTCTCTTTGTCTATTTGCTAGTTTTTGAATAATGAAGAGATGgtagaaattttttaatctaaaatttcatttttaaataaatttcacctaaaaatacattataaatatttttataatgttaatgaattaatttttaattcaaaacacctctaaatcaatctaaaaatcaaaattaaactaaaaacaaaattctttttcaaCCCAACCTACTTCTCCAGACCCCATAAAAGCTTAAAAACACAATAAGACATGATGACaactaatatttttcctttttctttaccGTTCATCGATGAGTTTTTCTCCTCACTCAAATTCATGTATtgaaaaaagttcaaaataaattcttgaacCAAATCTAAgactaaaaaaagttaaagggtccaatccaaaaaaataaagtaaaataggTGGGCTGAAAAAAAGCTGCTTTTGAGACCGACGACGTGGTTTTCACATGATTTACGTTGTGGGTGCAGGGCTCCGTCCTGCTTTATATTAAaagcatatataattttaatcaataataatGGTGCGGTCGAGTCAGGGTTCAACTACCATATAAAATACACAGCTGGAAATCACTTTACACTATTCTAACTCTATCGCCAAAGCATCTCACATACTTTTGCATCAGCTTGGcattaaaatattcttaatattaacaGCTGACTAAGGATCAGCTGAGGTGCATGTTTCACTTTTACCCGCTGCTGTATTAATGGTAGAAATTATATCATGATGTTCTTGGTCTGCAAATCACTGTCTTTTACACGACAACCGCAGAGGTATTTGTCGTCACTGAGggtataaatatcattttatatatcaatcttaattaaaaaaacacacacagtAACAATTAAAGAATCTATGGTTATATCAGCACAAATATCAAGGTAAGCTTTCTCTCCCTAGCCATTCCTCCATGCCAAACGTTCTTGAAACTGGACGATGGTGTCGTGTTTACGAGGGACAGATGAAAAGCTATAGAAAGCGCTTTGTTCTTCTCACTTTATGTATTTTTTGCAAGCGACATCTGAATCTGTATCTGCCTAAAACCGAAACATTTTCATCTCTTCAACTTTCAATCTTAATTCTTCTTCGGAGGGTGTCTTGCCACCATCCTTCAAGGTTGCACACCACCATGCCATTAGCTCACCCTGCAGAATACAGGAGTCAGGCTTAACCGCCACTTTCAAAAGTCAAAAAATGAGAGCAACATATGAGTAGGATCACTTTCTTTCTCAGGTACAAGGATAACTCAAATTGTCTTCATGAAGAGACTCCACCAAGCAAATGCAGATTCAGTCATATAAATCATCAATGAAGGAGACTTCAATGCAACATGAATCAAGATTTGGTGTGTAAAATAGGCAATATAGAAGAAAGATCATAAGACCATATTCTGATGAGTCGTGATCCTTGAATGAGAAAAGGGCTACTTGACCGAGGCCAACTAATCGTGcattcaaaacatacaaacatGATTCAACAAGGGAAAAAAGGCTGTAAATAGCCAGATTAATTATATGCAGTCCATGAATAAAGATATCAAGCTCGCAGATTCAGCTGGAAATCTATAgatcaaagattgaaatttaaattgctagattatataaaacatgaatTCGTTTTCAGAGTCAGGCTTTTACCTCGGTGAAATCGTGGTTGGAGATATATTGACTCTTGACTAAACATTTGACGCCACCTACAATTACAGCAATAGAATTTTTGAACTTTTGTTTTGAACTCTGACTTTGAACTCCTGTATGATCAAAAGAAAGAACAGGGGAAAAAGGGGAGGGGGTGAGTCGTCAACAGAAACGGAAGCTAATTAATGACAACCATGCAACTCGTCCATCTATCATAGATAGGAGACATGGTAAACAATTTTGGCTTACCAGTAATGCAGGCTACATAATACCCAGTTCCACCCAATCCCTGTTCCCACTTCCCAAGCCGCAAGCGCAGGAAAAAGCCATCAAGATGTGATGGTGGTGTATGCGAATTCATCCATCTGGTGCCAATGCATGCAACAtagaaaatatcaagaaaaggataaaaacttTTACGACAATAAtttctagaaaagaaaaattcaagctTTGATGAATGTTACAGATAAAACCAAGGTTATTCCCTGAAAGTAGTTTTGAGTTTTAGTTCATATTGGTGTTGATAAGTAGGACTATCAAGGGAGAGAATCATAAATGAGAAAGCAGGACTAGATTTATAATTATCTTGTAATTGAGTTTTTCTAGAATGACCAGCGACTGCCTTCAATTGCAGTGTAGCTGATGTAATAGTGCAGTTATCATAAAAAAGCCACAAACACATTATCACATATTTGATCCTCTTTGTTCAAAATTTTGCATGGAGGTATGCCAACAGAAGATGAAAAAAGAGCAACTAAAATTTACCCCCCATTGATATTGACCATAAAGTACATTAATTAGAGCCATAAGATAGGTATGCAGAGAGCTATCCGAGCAATTCAAACTATGAAAAACAGTACTGTGGTAGAATAACTGACGATTTATGCAGGCTGGTACTCTCATTCTATGTCCTGCaatccttccttttcttctgaCACTCTCTCTTCTTCAGCCAcaatcatttctattttttcttccttaTGCTTCACCAATGCAATATCTAATACATTTAAGTTATTGGTTCTGATCCTGGACCTTCTTGCATAAGTTGTAAAATATGTCACCTCATTATACTTCTATCATAGGATTCTCAGAGTCACTATCCTGAGCTCCTCACCACATGTTTccttggaattaattttcctAGAAGGTCACTCAGATTTCACTTCAAGGttatgagaagaaaaaaggtcATCCTTCAGTGGTCCTGAACACTACAGACAGATTACAATTTGATCTGCATCAGAAGGTAACGCGGTTATCCAAATGCCATCTTCTTGCCACAAGGCCAGACTCTCTACCATAAAACCATGTTGCAGAAACAAGCGTGTAAGatatgtaaaagaaaaatcGAAATGCCAAAATCACGAGCCAAAGTAATATGAGGATAAAGTAACAGAAGATGATTTGATAGAATAAGCATGGACAGACCAATATTAAGCCAGATGTTCAAGCCAATGCATTTCAAAATTAGCAGCTCACGAATTTTCTGGTTCAAATCTGTCATCCTCGGTTCATATTTAGTAAAATGAGGCTTTAATGTCCTTACCAGAAGTTTATTAGATTTTCTATGCAATCAAACAAATTCCCACCTTGGACTTGGTTTATctagttaagaaaataaatcagaTGCTGGAAACTGGAAGCATGTCTTCCCAACTCAGAGTAAACAAGATGCCGTGATGAACAAACACTGCCTATTACAGGTATAAACAAGCCACACTTCAgattaaactaaacaaaagcTCAACCATATGGTTGAAAACAACCTGCAATTTATCTGTCTGTATATGATGTCTCAAACAATTAGAGGGGTGCAGATATCCGAGTGCTAAATTGCATGGCAGTTTATAGGAAagatctccaaaaaaaaaaaacaacagtgAAGATGACAGTTTAGTTGGAATGATCTACTTACTTGAGAATAATTGTTCGAGATAAACGAAGCCTTTTTACTGCATCAAAAATTCCCTTTGGTACATCCGATATCTGGCTATTGATAAAATTGCTCAAAGGCATGACCTGGTTTTCTTTCAACTTCTTTTCCCCAGAACTTGAAGCAGTGTCTCTCTCAAACAGTTTCATATTCGTATTCATTTTCCCAGAGGCAGAAGCTTCATGCAATTTCCCATTGCGAACTGTGGGTGCATCAGCAGCTTGCAATTGACTATCCTTGCCATCTGACCGCTTTGCATGGTCTTCATTTCTTGGATTGAGCAGAATTTTACAAGGGCTGGATTCATGGACCGGAGAAGCGCCATATTCTGCTTGATGTCTTGTTCTTGAAGAGGCACTAGGACATGCAACAGCCCAGTGATTTGACTGGAAACATCTTATGCACACACACGGAAATTCTTTTGCTCCGTTAAATGAATTAGCATTTCTTAGAATATCTGCAAGCTCACTATCTATTATCTCTGGACAATCTCGCACATGGTGACCTTTAATGCCACAAAAGAAACATGTCAGGTTTCCATGAGAAGAATCATCTGTCCCGTATGATGGCATGATGTGCTTGAGGGCATCCAATCTCCTTGCAAAGACAGAAGCCATCGCCTCTGAATTTCTGAATCTTGAAAAAGGCAAGGTAGAGTTCATTTTACACATGGACTTCTCATCATGGTGTCCATTTACTTTATTTATGCTAAATGAAACTTCAGTACTGTTGGCACAATTTTGCATGCATACCGGGTCCTCAGTGAAGTGCTCCTCCTCCCTAGCACccacaatttttttatcttggtaaGAAGAAGGATGATTCTGCCTCTGAGCCTTTGGCCTTGTGAAATCGGTAAAGCCATCAAGAGCTCCGCCAGTTCTACTGTGGCTAAGATCCCTGTTTGACAATGGACCAGAAGTTTTTGGAGAAAGCCGAGTTATCCACAAGCTTGTGAGGCGGTCACTTTTGAACCCGGAAGTATTTGTGGCCTTGCCTTCAGATGGCTGTTCATCATCGTTCCTCTTACGTTTACCTGGAGAGGAATTGGAGCTTGTCCCATCTTTCTCCTTATCAGTTGCCATgttgcatgaattttttttctctgcagAGTTACTCCCGCTGATCTCCTGACCAGAAGCAATATTGGTGGATATAAGTTTGGTCAAGGCTGGTGGAGCTGCACCATTTCCAGATGTCGACTCATTTAACTTCTCATTTGGTTGAAGAAACCGTTTGTACACATTGTCAGTCACCATACGACAGCCTATTGGAGTACCATTAGAGTCACAGATCTTGTTGTCCAGCCCATGTTCTTTAGATCCTTCCGTTTGAGTATTGGCATTCAAAGCGACAGTTTCTTGAGCCTTTGTCTTGGGACAATACAATGACTGAAAAAGCGAATGAAATCCCATAGTTTTGGACCCTTGATCTTGATTTCTGTTACATGAAATGAGATTCTTATCACGATCCTCATGTCCATGCTTATGATTTGCAAGGGTAAGAGCAAGAGAAGGTGCCtcatcttcatttgattttaagaaCCCGTTCATCATGTTTGAGATCCAATTCATGAATGAACTATCATGTTTAGCAAATGAAGAGGAACCTGGACtttcttgaatatttgttttgataCTTTTGCTCCCAACAAACGAATGTGGATCAAAGTTCCGTTGCCTTTTGCCAGTAGAAAATAACCCAACACTGTTGCAACTTTCGACACTTTCATGGCTGTCATCATCCATGTCCAGCATTCTTTCATTTAAATTTCCATCAGATAAAGCCTTAGCCTTGCCTTTCATTTGATACCTTCGGGTTCTGCTGTGTGTGGGAGACTGTTTAATGGCACAATCATTGTCCTTAGGAAGTATCTGATCATCCTGCTGAGAGCTACTCCGGACTTCGTTGGCAGTTTGTGATCCTACAATCTCAGTTGCCACATCACAGACATTTTCACTACGTGGAGTTTTAAAATCATTCTCTGCAGTTGACTCCAGTTTTTCCAGAGGACAGATGTAGGGACCAGTCTCCAtattattctctctctctttttccatGCATGAAGGTGATTCAAAATGTTCTCTTCCTACTGATGGTGCTTTCTGCATATTAGTGTCATAAGATTCACATTCTTCCACAGAGCAAACTTGCGAGGCCGCAACAATTTCTGTCTGTAATGTGTGACTTGCATCACCAACACCTCCAATCCTGACAGTAGGTTCCTTGGAAGTTGGGCCATTCTGTGCCACATCCAGTTTCGTTTCGtctatttatattgaaaaatgaaaaaatcagtGTCCTGTTAGGAATGAGAATATCGAAGCATGAACAACCAGTTTCTTCAGGCACCTAAAAAGAActaatatattgataaaataacatggAAGCAGATTGATGAACAGCTCTGAAGagaatttgaataaaatgtTTGATGCTCCGGCTGCAATTCAATTAGGGACTGTAGAATCTTTCTGTCTCTCACATCAAGTATaggttatttatttaaacaaaatatgCAGAACAGTACAACAAAGTAATTTCTAATAGTCCAGTGCTTTTAGGACTCCAGTTTCAACGGCTACAGAAGTTCTTTAAAACTATTATGTGGATGTGTATTTTAGAAAGGTAGGAGCTAAACTAAGTTGAGAAGATCAAATCAAGCACCTGACAAACTTGGAAATTTGGTTTCCCAGGTCCTAGATATTTCATCTACTTGAAGATTGATCGGATCATCAATATCTTCAGCTTTATTGTTTCTTGCATCCCCCATTTTCTGCAGAAAAGGTAGCCCAACTGTTGTTTTCATTTCCTCCTCGTGATCATCAGTTGCTGCCAAATGAGAGTTTACCAGTAATATAAGACAGGTGTCATCATGTACTGGATAGGAATTTCTATAGGTTGACATTCACCAATACATAATACACTGTACCTGCAAGGAATTCATAATTACCTATTTTGACTTTATGCCTTGATTCACTTAACAACGGGAATGGGCCTGTATCACTTGTAATGAACTTTGTGGGGTTGTCTCTTCCAGCAACTTCACTCACGTCAGATTCTTCCAGagccatgaaattttttttgccGATAGCTTTGTCAGCATTTGATCCACTTACCATATCACTTTGTCCTGCACCCCATAACAGAGAGGGTTTTTTGTCGGAGAAGGTTCCATCAGCGCATTTAAGACTCAAACCTTTCTTTGGAGACCAAACTAGTTCAGACAGGGCATTGGTGGCCACAAATGTCATGTCTACACTTGAAGCTGCATTTGCACCTGCACCTGAATCATTCTTCAATCTTCTCTGAGTGCACTGATTGGAATAACCCAGGGAAAATCCTAAATCAATTACAGGTTCtatgtttttatcatttgtatCCATCTTTGCGGGATGAACTCTTCAGTGGGCAATCCTGAAATGCCAACGAGGTCCAGGTCAGACCTCTCCATGATCCAAAACATGAAACTCTGTCTCCACAAAACAATAAAgtcaatatatattaatgtagaCTGTCAAGAGACAATGACCACATGATGAAGCATAAGATATAATTTTCTGGAAAAGTTGGTGGAAACTAGTTCAGACCTTCTTTTTTTTGCGTGCAATGGCAAGCTTAATCAACAGAGGGTAACAAGCAGCGGAGAAGGGGAAATTTCACAAGGGGTTCAGAGCAAAAagagtgtttttgaaaaagggGGTCATGGCCCTACCAACCCCTCCTCAAGGCTCTACCAGTGAAGATAAGACTCACTCTTCCTCCAGTAATCTTTCCCAGGGAAAAGATTCACAGGTCCTATGTTTATAGCCATTTATTTGGAATCATAGGGAAAAAAAGTCTGAAACCGTATGCTGCCAGGCATCATGATGCATAAGCATTCCAAATTACATTGTAATGTGCTTGTTTGACGGTGACCATTCTGCTAAATCATTCATTTATAAGACATCAATTGTAACATTAATCAAGCATAGGACAGAAGAATCATGTCTTCACAGCTTAACCAAAAATGTTACCGGCCTCTTGAAGGACATGGAACTGCGAACAGTAATGATTAATTACTTATCCACATGAAAACAATGGTTCTTTCCTTCAAGAGTTAAACCATCATAGGATGAATCCAGCATTGCCTAGAGTATAGGGGGTAAAGAAGATCGAGTAACATAGTAGTTGTAATTAGTAAGGACGAAAACATCTTCACTtccttctaagaaaaaaaaccctaataggATGAATCCAGCATTGCCTGGCATACAAAGAACATACAGCATATGATTGAATCTCAGAAAACAAAGGAACAAAACTTTCTtccaaaataaaaggcaaaggAATAATATAAGAACTGATAAATGATTTGTATTTCATCTGCAAGATTAGATAAATACATCAACAAAAGAGGAGTTTAAAATCACACGACCATCATCTCAAAACAAGAAGTCTCTGGTAAATGTATGAAAGATTTGGAGAGATTTCCTTGAAAAGACCatcaaaatccaaacaaaatctACTTACAGCTAaaagcattaatgaaaaatgAGAGAAACACAAGAACAGAAAAGAAGATTTTAGAGACCCACATACCTAACAGTCCCTTAAATCCCTGAAAGAAGTAATCATCCTATTGCTGATCCTATGAAGCACAAGCACTAGCAGACACCTTCTGAACAAAGCAAGACGATTAAGTACGCTTGGACTTTACTTTTTAGACAAGTAGAGAGAAGGAAGGAGGACTTGGTCTCAATAACAGAGTGGCATCCAAAAACACAAGGTGGCTGCCATGCGTCCTGCTACAATAAGCACACATACTGGCTTTTGCTGAGATTCTAAAGTATGAGGTTCAGGGAATGCCACGAGGAGACATGGTGTGCCAGTAAATATCAAGTCAAGCTACGTTTATCACGGTCCTATCTGTTTATGTCATggtatgataaataaataaataaagatagctACAAGATTAGTAAAGGGTAGCgcgcatcatcatcatcatctgtCAAAATCTCTTCTTTTTCCGGGGTTCCTGGGAAAAATGTAAACTCTTCGACTTCGGAGTCAGAGTACAAATAATCTACTTTGTAAAGTTTCGAGGTTTTTGCCTCATCCACAGGGAAAGCCAACACTGATGTCACCAATTATTTCAGTTCACTTTGTGTTTCTGTATATCtttatttaatgaataaataacaaaaaaaagtggGTTCATGTGCCCcgtcaggaatccaaaaaatCCATGATTTCTTAGGTCCCGAGCTGACCATATTCATCCCTTATCTCACAGTTAATCgagttttagattttcttttaaattaaaacataccACCTTAAGCGCTTGAAATGAGCGAAGTAAACAAATTATCAGCATGTATCCAACAACCGTTCGATcgaggaagaaaaggaaattgttTGATCTTGAGCTTGTGATAATAATCTTTTCGGAGGAGGATCCAGCCGATCTACTGTTGTTGACTACTTGCCTTATGGTAGCTATTCTAATAAGAAACAAGATGATCATATCACTAGCTGTTCTAGAATCATcaacaattattataaaaatatatagaatagtaaaatgaattcaatttaggcgtattataaatttataattatgaaacATGGATGGATTATGTGTCAATGTATTTAGATATTaactgataaatttttaatatctattaaGATTAAATACTTACAAAGGGTCCCTATTATCACATATATAGATGAAAAgaggaaaattaaaatattgaataaatatgagaaatattttaaataaatattttgaattataatttcttaacaTCGGTTTACTTAAATCAATTGAAGGTTTGTACCCTAAGCTTTaatttaagatatatatttaatgttttttttataggatgtAAGagtataaaaatcaagaaaatcatcTTTTATGCTACATCAACCCACATCAAGGTCTTTCAAGTTATTGAGAAATTTAGGATAATATAAGAATTTAATTACCTATTATTTGATcccaatttatcttttaattaaactCCTTTAATCAAGtaacataaaaatacatttctttAAAGATttatcgagaaaaaaaattatattattttttattttagtttcatagaagaaatttctaaatataattctagttaataaaaaaattaaaatttgagggatagttagaaaaaataaaatgcttttaaaattcaatttgaatcaataaaaaaaaggtaagatattttttattgatacaagatgtattaatattt from Populus alba chromosome 8, ASM523922v2, whole genome shotgun sequence encodes the following:
- the LOC118056861 gene encoding uncharacterized protein isoform X1; the protein is MDTNDKNIEPVIDLGFSLGYSNQCTQRRLKNDSGAGANAASSVDMTFVATNALSELVWSPKKGLSLKCADGTFSDKKPSLLWGAGQSDMVSGSNADKAIGKKNFMALEESDVSEVAGRDNPTKFITSDTGPFPLLSESRHKVKIGNYEFLAATDDHEEEMKTTVGLPFLQKMGDARNNKAEDIDDPINLQVDEISRTWETKFPSLSDETKLDVAQNGPTSKEPTVRIGGVGDASHTLQTEIVAASQVCSVEECESYDTNMQKAPSVGREHFESPSCMEKERENNMETGPYICPLEKLESTAENDFKTPRSENVCDVATEIVGSQTANEVRSSSQQDDQILPKDNDCAIKQSPTHSRTRRYQMKGKAKALSDGNLNERMLDMDDDSHESVESCNSVGLFSTGKRQRNFDPHSFVGSKSIKTNIQESPGSSSFAKHDSSFMNWISNMMNGFLKSNEDEAPSLALTLANHKHGHEDRDKNLISCNRNQDQGSKTMGFHSLFQSLYCPKTKAQETVALNANTQTEGSKEHGLDNKICDSNGTPIGCRMVTDNVYKRFLQPNEKLNESTSGNGAAPPALTKLISTNIASGQEISGSNSAEKKNSCNMATDKEKDGTSSNSSPGKRKRNDDEQPSEGKATNTSGFKSDRLTSLWITRLSPKTSGPLSNRDLSHSRTGGALDGFTDFTRPKAQRQNHPSSYQDKKIVGAREEEHFTEDPVCMQNCANSTEVSFSINKVNGHHDEKSMCKMNSTLPFSRFRNSEAMASVFARRLDALKHIMPSYGTDDSSHGNLTCFFCGIKGHHVRDCPEIIDSELADILRNANSFNGAKEFPCVCIRCFQSNHWAVACPSASSRTRHQAEYGASPVHESSPCKILLNPRNEDHAKRSDGKDSQLQAADAPTVRNGKLHEASASGKMNTNMKLFERDTASSSGEKKLKENQVMPLSNFINSQISDVPKGIFDAVKRLRLSRTIILKWMNSHTPPSHLDGFFLRLRLGKWEQGLGGTGYYVACITGVQSQSSKQKFKNSIAVIVGGVKCLVKSQYISNHDFTEGELMAWWCATLKDGGKTPSEEELRLKVEEMKMFRF
- the LOC118056861 gene encoding uncharacterized protein isoform X2, with product MDTNDKNIEPVIDLGFSLGYSNQCTQRRLKNDSGAGANAASSVDMTFVATNALSELVWSPKKGLSLKCADGTFSDKKPSLLWGAGQSDMVSGSNADKAIGKKNFMALEESDVSEVAGRDNPTKFITSDTGPFPLLSESRHKVKIATDDHEEEMKTTVGLPFLQKMGDARNNKAEDIDDPINLQVDEISRTWETKFPSLSDETKLDVAQNGPTSKEPTVRIGGVGDASHTLQTEIVAASQVCSVEECESYDTNMQKAPSVGREHFESPSCMEKERENNMETGPYICPLEKLESTAENDFKTPRSENVCDVATEIVGSQTANEVRSSSQQDDQILPKDNDCAIKQSPTHSRTRRYQMKGKAKALSDGNLNERMLDMDDDSHESVESCNSVGLFSTGKRQRNFDPHSFVGSKSIKTNIQESPGSSSFAKHDSSFMNWISNMMNGFLKSNEDEAPSLALTLANHKHGHEDRDKNLISCNRNQDQGSKTMGFHSLFQSLYCPKTKAQETVALNANTQTEGSKEHGLDNKICDSNGTPIGCRMVTDNVYKRFLQPNEKLNESTSGNGAAPPALTKLISTNIASGQEISGSNSAEKKNSCNMATDKEKDGTSSNSSPGKRKRNDDEQPSEGKATNTSGFKSDRLTSLWITRLSPKTSGPLSNRDLSHSRTGGALDGFTDFTRPKAQRQNHPSSYQDKKIVGAREEEHFTEDPVCMQNCANSTEVSFSINKVNGHHDEKSMCKMNSTLPFSRFRNSEAMASVFARRLDALKHIMPSYGTDDSSHGNLTCFFCGIKGHHVRDCPEIIDSELADILRNANSFNGAKEFPCVCIRCFQSNHWAVACPSASSRTRHQAEYGASPVHESSPCKILLNPRNEDHAKRSDGKDSQLQAADAPTVRNGKLHEASASGKMNTNMKLFERDTASSSGEKKLKENQVMPLSNFINSQISDVPKGIFDAVKRLRLSRTIILKWMNSHTPPSHLDGFFLRLRLGKWEQGLGGTGYYVACITGVQSQSSKQKFKNSIAVIVGGVKCLVKSQYISNHDFTEGELMAWWCATLKDGGKTPSEEELRLKVEEMKMFRF
- the LOC118056861 gene encoding uncharacterized protein isoform X4; this encodes MDTNDKNIEPVIDLGFSLGYSNQCTQRRLKNDSGAGANAASSVDMTFVATNALSELVWSPKKGLSLKCADGTFSDKKPSLLWGAGQSDMVSGSNADKAIGKKNFMALEESDVSEVAGRDNPTKFITSDTGPFPLLSESRHKVKIGNYEFLAATDDHEEEMKTTVGLPFLQKMGDARNNKAEDIDDPINLQVDEISRTWETKFPSLSDETKLDVAQNGPTSKEPTVRIGGVGDASHTLQTEIVAASQVCSVEECESYDTNMQKAPSVGREHFESPSCMEKERENNMETGPYICPLEKLESTAENDFKTPRSENVCDVATEIVGSQTANEVRSSSQQDDQILPKDNDCAIKQSPTHSRTRRYQMKGKAKALSDGNLNERMLDMDDDSHESVESCNSVGLFSTGKRQRNFDPHSFVGSKSIKTNIQESPGSSSFAKHDSSFMNWISNMMNGFLKSNEDEAPSLALTLANHKHGHEDRDKNLISCNRNQDQGSKTMGFHSLFQSLYCPKTKAQETVALNANTQTEGSKEHGLDNKICDSNGTPIGCRMVTDNVYKRFLQPNEKLNESTSGNGAAPPALTKLISTNIASGQEISGSNSAEKKNSCNMATDKEKDGTSSNSSPGKRKRNDDEQPSEGKATNTSGFKSDRLTSLWITRLSPKTSGPLSNRDLSHSRTGGALDGFTDFTRPKAQRQNHPSSYQDKKIVGAREEEHFTEDPVCMQNCANSTEVSFSINKVNGHHDEKSMCKMNSTLPFSRFRNSEAMASVFARRLDALKHIMPSYGTDDSSHGNLTCFFCGIKGHHVRDCPEIIDSELADILRNANSFNGAKEFPCVCIRCFQSNHWAVACPSASSRTRHQAEYGASPVHESSPCKILLNPRNEDHAKRSDGKDSQLQAADAPTVRNGKLHEASASGKMNTNMKLFERDTASSSGEKKLKENQVMPLSNFINSQISDVPKGIFDAVKRLRLSRTIILKQCLFITASCLL